TTCCTATGTATCTTTCAATTAAAGAGATAGGGATTTTTGAAGGAAAAAGCGAAATTGAACAATTTGTACTTGCTGAATTTGGTGCTGCAAGTTTACTTATTGCAGCAGGAGCAATTCTCGGACGAATAAAAATGTATCAATATTTAATACTTGGATTATTATTTATTCCATTTTATATATTTAATGAATTGGTTGTTCTTGATGATCACTTTCATTTTGTGGGAACAATTGCCGATACGGGTGGCTCAATAATTATTCATGCTTTTGGAGCTATTTTCGGAATTTCGGCAGCAATTTCTTTAACTACAAAAGAACATCGTGAAATCCCTATTGAAGCCGATGCTACTTCCGACAGATATTCACTTCTCGGTAGTATGGTTCTTTGGGTTTTCTGGCCAAGTTTCTGTGCTGCTTTAGTTCCAGTTGAACTTATTCCTACAACTGTTGTAAATGTGTTTTTAGCTCTTTGCGGTTCAACAATTGCAACTTATATTGCATCGGTTTCCATTAGGGGAAAAATAAATGCTGCCGATATTGCAAATGCCGCTCTTGCCGGAGGTGTTGCTATTGGTGCTACCTGCGATTATGCAACACATTACGAAGCAATGATTATCGGACTTATTGCCGGAGCAATTTCTACTGTAGGATTTGCAATTTTTCAGGAAAAGCAAGAAAAATTTCATAAAATTATTGACACCTGCGGAGTATCAAATCTTCATGGAATTCCTGGTATATTTGGTGGTTTAGCAGCTATTGTTGTTGTTGATGGTCTTGATATTGCTGCTCAACTTAAAGCAATATTAATAACCGTAGTTGTTGCAATTGTTGGCGGACTATTGTCAGGAAAAATTGTTTCACTAATCGGAAAAAATAAGGAAATATATAACGATATTGCTGAATTTGAGGATGTGGAATAAAGACTGAGAAATTATTTTTTTGTTGGTTTCCACTCGCTACCATAAATTTGCAACTTGTTATAGAAGGGAAGTATTTGGAAATACCCTCAAGACCCAGCGGATTTTCAAAACCCACTGGGTTTTCCAAAAACAAAACTTTACAGTATAGTGAGAGCCTAATTCCACAGATAAAGCAAAGTATCTACCGCTAGCATTTTATTTGATAATCTTCGTCTGGATTTCTCAATCAGATGCTGATTATTCCCTATTCCATTGACCTTGCTGGAATGAATTGTACATTGTATTTGTAATTTGATAATTGTAAACTTTTTTCTCAGCCTCAAAAAAAGATTTAGCCAACTACAAATAC
The window above is part of the Bacteroidota bacterium genome. Proteins encoded here:
- a CDS encoding ammonium transporter; translation: MRNYITKFVAVAILLFVSAVNGFAQEIETSKISQILEVQQYNRAIHIMAMLLIGFGFLMVFVKKYGRSAITATFLLVSISIPMYLSIKEIGIFEGKSEIEQFVLAEFGAASLLIAAGAILGRIKMYQYLILGLLFIPFYIFNELVVLDDHFHFVGTIADTGGSIIIHAFGAIFGISAAISLTTKEHREIPIEADATSDRYSLLGSMVLWVFWPSFCAALVPVELIPTTVVNVFLALCGSTIATYIASVSIRGKINAADIANAALAGGVAIGATCDYATHYEAMIIGLIAGAISTVGFAIFQEKQEKFHKIIDTCGVSNLHGIPGIFGGLAAIVVVDGLDIAAQLKAILITVVVAIVGGLLSGKIVSLIGKNKEIYNDIAEFEDVE